A genomic window from Brassica oleracea var. oleracea cultivar TO1000 chromosome C8, BOL, whole genome shotgun sequence includes:
- the LOC106307507 gene encoding AP-4 complex subunit mu-like, whose amino-acid sequence MMISQFFVLSQRGDNIVFRDYRAEVPKGSTETFFRKVKFWKEDGNAEAPPIFNVDGVNYFHVKVVGLYFVATTRVNVSPSLVLELLQRIARVIKDYLGVLNEDSFRKNFVLVYELLDEVIDFGYVQTTSTEVLKSYVFNEPILIAPARLQPIDPAAIFTQGAKRMPGTAVTKSVVANDPSGRRREEIFVDIIEKISVTFSSSGYILTSEIDGTIQMKSYLFGNPEIRLALNEDLNIGRGGASVYDYRSSSGSGVILDDCNFHESVRLDSFDSDRTLSLVPPDGEFPVMNYRMTQEFKPPFHVNTLIEEAGRLKAEVIIKIRAEFPSDVVANTITIQMPLPNYTSRASFELELGATGQKTDFKETSKMLEWSFKKIVGGAEHTLRAKLTFSQEFHGNITKEAGPVSMTFTIPMYNVSKLQVKYLQIAKNSTSQNPYRWVRYVTQANSYVARI is encoded by the exons ATGATGATCTCTCAATTCTTCGTCCTATCTCAGCGAGGAGATAACATCGTCTTCCGTGACT ATCGAGCCGAGGTACCAAAAGGAAGTACAGAGACATTCTTCCGTAAAGTCAAGTTCTGGAAGGAGGATGGTAATGCAGAGGCACCACCTATCTTT AATGTCGACGGTGTGAACTACTTCCATGTCAAGGTTGTTGGTCTCTATTTCGTTGCCACTACGAGGGTTAACGTCTCGCCTTCTCTGGTTTTGGAGCTTCTACAAAGGATCGCTCGTGTTATTAAGGACTACCTCGGTGTTTTGAATGAAGATTCTTTCAGGAAAAACTTTGTGCTTGTCTATGAGTTGCTTGATGAAGTCATT GATTTTGGCTACGTGCAAACTACATCAACCGAGGTTTTGAAATCCTATGTATTCAACGAGCCAATTTTGATTGCTCCTGCACGCCTTCAACCTATCGATCCTGCTGCCATCTTCACC CAAGGAGCCAAAAGAATGCCTGGAACAGCTGTCACAAAGTCGGTTGTAGCTAATGATCCTAGTGGTCGGAGGAGAGAGGAAATTTTTGTGGACATCATTGAGAAAATCAGTGTTACTTTTAGTTCAAGC GGTTATATACTGACTTCTGAGATTGATGGCACCATTCAAATGAAGAGTTATCTTTTCGGTAATCCAGAAATTCGTTTAGCTCTTAATGAAGACCTAAACATAGGCAGAGGAGGAGCATCAGTATATG ATTATAGGAGTTCTTCAGGTTCAGGGGTGATACTTGATGATTGTAACTTTCATGAGTCTGTTCGTCTTGATAGCTTCGATTCAGATAGAACTCTGTCCCTG GTTCCACCAGATGGTGAGTTTCCAGTAATGAACTACCGTATGACCCAGGAGTTCAAGCCTCCTTTTCATGTTAATACCTTGATTGAAGAGGCCGGACGTCTTAAG GCCGAAGTAATTATTAAAATACGCGCTGAATTCCCTTCAGACGTAGTTGCAAACACGATTACTATTCAGATGCCATTGCCAAATTATACTTCTAG GGCTAGTTTTGAGTTAGAACTTGGTGCGACGGGACAGAAGACAGATTTCAAGGAAACCAGCAAAATGCTTGAATGGAGTTTTAAAAAG ATTGTTGGCGGGGCTGAACATACACTGCGTGCGAAGCTGACATTTTCACAGGAGTTTCATG GTAACATCACAAAGGAAGCTGGGCCTGTCAGCATGACGTTCACAATACCGATGTACAATGTTTCTAAACTTCAG GTCAAATACTTGCAGATAGCAAAGAACTCAACTAGTCAAAATCCGTATCGTTGGGTGAGATATGTGACACAGGCCAATTCGTACGTGGCTCGGATATGA
- the LOC106309938 gene encoding transcription initiation factor IIA subunit 2-like: MATFELYRRSTIGMCLTETLDEMVQSGTLSPELAIQVLVQFDKSMTEALESQVKTKVSIKGHLHTYRFCDNVWTFILQDAMFKIDDRQENVSRVKIVACDSKLLTQ; encoded by the exons ATGGCGACGTTTGAGCTATACAGGAGATCGACGATAGGGATGTGTTTGACGGAGACTTTGGACGAGATGGTTCAGAGCGGTACCTTGAGCCCTGAGCTAGCTATCCAAGTCCTTGTTCAGTTTGACAAG TCCATGACTGAAGCTCTGGAGAGCCAAGTGAAGACCAAGGTGTCTATCAAG GGGCACCTGCACACCTACAGGTTCTGTGACAACGTCTGGACCTTTATATTACAGGACGCAATGTTCAAGATTGACGATCGTCAAGAGAACGTGAGCCGGGTCAAGATAGTGGCATGTGACTCTAAGCTACTCACGCAGTGA
- the LOC106308770 gene encoding uncharacterized protein LOC106308770 yields MEANQSSATSNRLAVDHYDNPFFLHNLDLDGLALVIDHLAPGADFHVWRRSVRMALNVRNKLGFIDGTILKPPDNHRDSGAWSRCNDMVSTWLMNSVSKKIGQSLLFVNNAEGMWKNLMSRFKQDDARRIYVIEQKLSNIQQGSLDISTYYTELITLWEEYQNYVDLPICTCGKCECHAAVSWEKLQQRSRVIKFLMGLNEAYEATRRHILMLKPISSLEEVFNMVTQDERQKSIKPTTKIDNVVFQNSISDLEASVYAGPTENMAYATMNNNY; encoded by the coding sequence ATGGAAGCGAATCAATCCTCTGCGACCTCGAATCGTCTCGCTGTTGATCATTATGACAATCCGTTCTTCCTCCACAACTTAGATCTTGATGGACTTGCTCTCGTCATCGATCATCTTGCTCCAGGTGCTGATTTTCATGTTTGGCGTCGTTCGGTACGTATGGCTCTCAATGTCAGAAACAAACTCGGATTCATCGATGGTACTATCTTGAAACCCCCTGATAATCATAGAGATTCTGGTGCTTGGTCTAGATGCAATGACATGGTCTCTACTTGGTTGATGAATTCGGTTTCGAAGAAGATAGGTCAGAGTTTGCTATTTGTAAATAACGCTGAAGGGATGTGGAAGAATCTTATGTCAAGATTTAAGCAAGATGATGCTCGAAGAATCTATGTGATTGAGCAGAAGTTGAGTAACATTCAGCAAGGCTCTCTTGATATTAGTACATACTACACAGAATTGATCACTTTGTGGGAAGAATATCAAAACTATGTGGATCTTCCGATTTGTACGTGTGGGAAATGTGAATGTCATGCTGCAGTCTCTTGGGAAAAGCTTCAGCAACGGAGTCGTGTCATAAAGTTTTTGATGGGGTTGAATGAAGCGTATGAAGCAACTCGCCGTCACATACTGATGCTGAAACCAATTTCATCCCTAGAAGAAGTCTTCAACATGGTCACTCAAGATGAAAGACAAAAGAGCATCAAACCAACGACTAAGATTGATAATGTGGTTTTTCAGAACTCTATTTCTGATTTGGAGGCTTCTGTGTATGCTGGTCCTACTGAGAATATGGCATATGCTACTATGAATAACAACTACTGA